The Thermodesulfobacteriota bacterium DNA window CGCTGCTGCGGCGGCTCGTCCCGGCGGAACAGCTCCAGGAACGGGGAGGGAAGGAGTCCCGGCTCTCCACCCTTATAAAGAAGGTCGTCGCCCGGAAGCCCAGCTCCATCGTCGTCAAGGGGATGGACGGGATCTTCATCCGCCTCGGAAACTGCTGCCATCCCGTTCCCGGCGACCCGATCATCGGATTCATCACCCGGGGGCGCGGGGTGACGGTGCACACAAGGGAGTGCCCCAAGGTCCTGGAAGTCGACCCGGCGCGGGCCATCGAGGTGACATGGGAGGCCGGGACGAAGGCGGTCCACCCCGTGAAGATCCGGGTGGTGTGCGACGACAAGCCCGGGCTCCTGGCGGATATCTCCCGGACGATCACGGCAAGCGAAGTGGACATCCGGCGGGCGTCCGTCACGACGACGCGCGACCGAAGGGCCATCTGCAATTTCGAGGTATCGGTCAACGACGCGGCCCACCTGTCTTCCCTCATCAAGTCGATCGAGAAGGTGCGGGGGGTTCAGACGGTGGAGAGAGGAAAGGGGTGACCATGAACAGGGAAACGGTGAAGACGTCGGAGGCGCCGGCGGCCATCGGTCCGTATTCCCAGGCGGTGATCTCCGGAGGGTTCGTCTTCTGCTCGGGGCAGATCCCTCTCGATCCGGCGACGGGAAAGCTCGTGGAGGGAGGGATCCGGGAGCAGACGGAGCGGGTGCTGCGGAACCTGGAAGCGGTGCTCTCGGCGGCGGGATCCGGGCTGGGGTCGGTCGTGAAGACGACCGTCTACCTGGTCGACATGGGGGAGTTCCAGTCGATGAACGAGGTCTACGGGTCCTTTTTCGCGGGGGACCCGCCGGCGCGCGTCACGGTGCAGGTTTCGAAGCTGCCGGCGGGGGCGAGGGTCGAGATCGACGCCGTCGCGGTCAGACCGACTTGACGACCTTTCCCGACTTGATGCACTGGGTGCAGACGCTGATGTGCCGGACCGTGCCTTCCTGGATCGCCTTCACGCGCTGGACGTTCGGCCGCCAGACCTTCCGCGTCCTGTTGTTGGCGTGCGAAACGTTGTGTCCGAAGCTGGGGCCTTTTCCGCAAATCGAGCACTTCGCCATGGCAACCTCCTTTAATGGAACCGTAGATTAATATCATGGCCGGGCAGAAAAGACAAGTCCCGGATCGGAGCGGTACGGGGAGGCGCCGCATCCGGCGGCCCCTCCTCCTGCTGGCGCTGCTGCTGGCCCCCCCGGCCGTTCCGCACCTCCTGGCGTTGCGGATCCCGCCCCCGCCCTCCATCCCGTGCGACGCGGTGTTCGTGCTCACCGGCGGGCAGGGACGGATCCAGGAAGGGTACCGCATCTGGTCGTCGGGGTCCGCGAAGGAGCTGTGCATCCTCGGAGCGGGGCGGAACGCGAAGCCTGAGAGGCTGCTCCCGGATGCCGCCGGTCTCCCTCCCGGCTTCCGTTCGAGGATCCGCGTCGAAGGGTGGTCGGAGAACACCCTCGAAAACGCCATCTCCGCGAAATCCATCGCGGAGGAGCGGAAGTATGCCTCGGTGATCCTCGTGACCTCCGATTATCACGTCCCCCGTGCGCACCTCGCCTTCCGCAAGATGCTCCCCCCGGAGGTGTCGCTGTCGGTGTCC harbors:
- a CDS encoding RidA family protein, translating into MNRETVKTSEAPAAIGPYSQAVISGGFVFCSGQIPLDPATGKLVEGGIREQTERVLRNLEAVLSAAGSGLGSVVKTTVYLVDMGEFQSMNEVYGSFFAGDPPARVTVQVSKLPAGARVEIDAVAVRPT
- the rpmB gene encoding 50S ribosomal protein L28; the protein is MAKCSICGKGPSFGHNVSHANNRTRKVWRPNVQRVKAIQEGTVRHISVCTQCIKSGKVVKSV
- a CDS encoding YdcF family protein, translating into MAGQKRQVPDRSGTGRRRIRRPLLLLALLLAPPAVPHLLALRIPPPPSIPCDAVFVLTGGQGRIQEGYRIWSSGSAKELCILGAGRNAKPERLLPDAAGLPPGFRSRIRVEGWSENTLENAISAKSIAEERKYASVILVTSDYHVPRAHLAFRKMLPPEVSLSVSRVRAEGGDPAGVAWRWARRHFIEGWKYWSYRILLHWE